One window of the Mitsuaria sp. 7 genome contains the following:
- a CDS encoding AraC family transcriptional regulator, with product MHDDSSRAPVEPLPPTPLKPADLLTQILLGLRLEGVEYGRCLLRAPWAVAFPARKEARFHFVARGAAWLKTPGSDWVQLNAGDAVLLPRGSAHVLASAPDLPAVEIDSIARRAVAEDIYLVGAEAVALAGAGAGTATAADIAAAGAGVAAGSAEDPPDVMFCGAMRFNLDPLHPLLAMMPDAMRANDLARRDPTVPTLLEAMEREVALDRIGACGILARLADVLAATIIRAWVECACNDASGWIAAVQCPGIGKVIAAIHNEPERDWSVPELAGLMGASRSRFAEAFTRTVGESPAKYVAKVKMFQARRWIAHEGMRVAVAADRLGYDSEASFSRAFKRIVGQPPGALRRSAAQPAG from the coding sequence ATGCATGACGATTCCTCCAGAGCTCCCGTCGAGCCGCTGCCGCCGACTCCGTTGAAGCCCGCCGACCTGCTGACGCAGATCCTGCTGGGGCTGCGGCTGGAGGGCGTCGAGTACGGCCGCTGCCTGCTGCGCGCGCCGTGGGCGGTGGCCTTCCCGGCGCGCAAGGAGGCGCGTTTCCACTTCGTCGCGCGCGGCGCCGCGTGGTTGAAGACGCCGGGCAGCGACTGGGTCCAGCTCAATGCCGGCGACGCGGTCCTGTTGCCGCGTGGCAGTGCGCATGTGCTGGCGAGCGCGCCGGACCTGCCGGCGGTGGAGATCGACTCGATCGCGCGGCGCGCGGTGGCGGAGGACATCTACCTCGTCGGCGCCGAGGCCGTGGCCCTGGCCGGCGCGGGCGCCGGTACAGCGACTGCTGCTGATATTGCTGCTGCTGGAGCGGGTGTCGCGGCCGGGTCCGCGGAGGACCCGCCCGACGTCATGTTCTGCGGCGCGATGCGCTTCAACCTGGACCCGCTGCATCCGCTGCTGGCGATGATGCCGGACGCGATGCGCGCCAACGACCTGGCGCGCCGCGACCCGACCGTGCCGACGCTGCTGGAGGCGATGGAGCGGGAGGTGGCGCTGGACCGCATCGGCGCCTGCGGCATCCTGGCGCGTCTGGCCGACGTGCTGGCCGCCACCATCATCCGCGCCTGGGTGGAATGCGCCTGCAACGACGCCAGCGGCTGGATCGCCGCCGTGCAGTGCCCCGGCATCGGCAAGGTGATCGCCGCGATCCACAACGAGCCGGAACGCGACTGGAGCGTGCCCGAGCTGGCCGGCCTGATGGGCGCCTCGCGCTCGCGCTTCGCCGAGGCCTTCACCCGGACGGTCGGGGAGAGCCCGGCGAAATACGTCGCCAAGGTCAAGATGTTCCAGGCCCGCCGCTGGATCGCGCACGAGGGCATGCGCGTCGCCGTCGCGGCGGACCGGCTGGGCTACGACTCCGAGGCCTCGTTCAGCCGCGCGTTCAAGCGCATCGTGGGCCAGCCGCCCGGGGCGCTGCGGCGCTCGGCCGCGCAGCCCGCTGGCTGA
- a CDS encoding PEP-CTERM sorting domain-containing protein, which translates to MFTRIKRFKSLKNTWLPIAALALGAATSAQAAAVFIEGGTDAGETLVTAKTFLGSGPIDTIRGTTDGDADLFAIYLTAGTAFSATTTASGIDYNFFDTVLYLFDAAGKGLIGNDDDGDVGGSQSTLSNYIPTVSGLYYLAITGAGYTPVSGGSAIFPSLLGQGGNVAANPGAGALTGWNSLTNEFGDYEIQLVGASASAASDVPEPGSLLLAGAALGVAGLIRRRKPVTTAQA; encoded by the coding sequence ATGTTCACGCGAATCAAGCGCTTCAAGAGCCTCAAGAACACCTGGCTGCCGATCGCAGCCCTGGCCCTGGGCGCGGCGACGTCCGCGCAGGCGGCCGCCGTCTTCATCGAGGGCGGCACCGATGCCGGCGAGACCCTCGTCACGGCGAAGACCTTCCTGGGCAGCGGCCCCATCGACACGATCCGCGGCACGACCGACGGCGATGCCGATCTGTTCGCGATCTACCTGACGGCGGGCACGGCGTTCTCCGCCACGACCACCGCGTCGGGCATCGACTACAACTTCTTCGACACGGTGCTGTACCTGTTCGATGCCGCGGGCAAGGGCCTGATCGGCAACGACGACGACGGCGACGTGGGCGGCTCGCAATCCACGCTGAGCAACTACATCCCGACCGTGAGCGGCCTGTACTACCTGGCCATCACCGGCGCGGGCTACACGCCGGTGAGCGGCGGTTCGGCGATCTTCCCGTCGCTGCTGGGCCAGGGCGGCAACGTCGCCGCCAACCCCGGCGCCGGTGCGCTGACGGGCTGGAACAGCCTGACCAACGAGTTCGGCGACTACGAGATCCAGCTGGTGGGCGCGAGCGCCTCCGCAGCCTCCGACGTGCCCGAACCCGGCAGCCTGCTGCTGGCCGGCGCCGCCCTCGGTGTGGCCGGCCTGATCCGCCGCCGCAAGCCCGTCACCACCGCTCAAGCCTGA